In the genome of Schistocerca piceifrons isolate TAMUIC-IGC-003096 chromosome X, iqSchPice1.1, whole genome shotgun sequence, the window aatggacatctctaaaaagggccatcacagaagttgggaaggaaaccataggtacaaagaaggtagctgcgaagaaaccatgggtaacagaagatatacttcagttgattgatgaaaggaggaggcacaaacatgttccgggaaaatcaggaatacagaaatacaagtcgctgaggaatgaaataaataggaagtgcagggagctaagacgaaatggctgcaggaaaaatgtgaagacatcgaaaaggatatgactgtcggaaggacagactgagcatacaggaaagtctaaacaacctttggtgacattaaaagcaacggtggtaacattaagagtgcaacgggaattccactgttaaatgcaaaggagagagcagataggtggaaagaatacattgaaagcctctatgagggtgaagatttgtctgatgtgatagaagaagaaacaggagtcgatttagaagagataggggagccagtattagaatcggaatttaaaagagctttggaggaattacggtcaaataaggcagaagggatagataacattccatcagaatttctaaaatcattgggggaagtggcaacaaaacgactattcacgttggtgtgtagaatatatgagactggcgatataccatctgactttcggaaaagcatcatcctcacatttccgaagacgacaagagctgacaagtgcgagaattatcgcacaatcagcttaacagctcatgcatcgaaactgcttacaagaataatatacagaagaatggaaaagaaaattgagaatgcgctaggtgacgatcagtttggctttaggaaaagtaaagggacgagagaggcaattctgacgttacggctaataatggaagcaaggctaaagaaaaatcaagacactttcataggatttgtcgacctggaaaaagcgttcgacaatataaaatggtgcaagctgttcgagattctgaaaaaagtaggggtaaactatagggagagacgggtcatatacaatatgtacaacaaccaagagggaatgataagaaaggacgatcaagaacgaagtgctcgtattaagaagggtgtaagacaaggctgtagcctttcgcccctactcttcaatctgtacatcgaggaagcaatgatggaaataaaagaaaggttcaggagtggaattaaaatacaaggtgaaaggatatcaatgatacgattcgctgatgacattgctatcctgactgaaagtgaagaagaattaaatgatccgctgaacggaatgaacagtctaatgagtacacggtatggtttgagagtaaatcggagaaagacgaaggtaatgcgaagttcaaatggttcaaatggctctgagcactatgggacttaactactgtggtcatcagtcccctagaacttagaactacttaaacctatctaacctaaggacatcacgcacatccaagcccgaggcaggattcgaacctgcgaccgtaggagtcgcgcggttccggactgcgcgcctagaaccgctagaccaccgcggccggcaatgcgaagtagtagaaatgagaacagcgagaaacttaacatcaggattgatggtcacgaagtcaatgaagttaaggaattctgctacctaggcagtaaaataaccaatgacggacggagcaaggaggacatcaaaagcagactcgctatggcaaaaaaggcatttctggccaagagaagtctactaatatcaaataccggccataatttgaagaagaaatttctgagggtgtacgtctggagtacagctttgtatggtagtgaaacatggactgtgggaaaaccggaacagaagagaatcgaagcatttgagatgttgtgctatagacgaatgttgaaaattaggtggactgataaggtaaggaatgaggaggttctacgcagaatcggagaggaaaggaatatgtgaaaaccactgataaggagaagggacaggatgataggacatctgctaagacatgagggaatgacttccatggtactagatggagctgtagagggcaaaaactgtagaggaagacagagattggaatacgtcaagcaaataattgaggacgtaggttgcaagtgctactctgagatgaagaggttagcacaggaaaggaattcgtggcgggccgcagcaaaccagtcagtagactgatggcagagtaattacatatcagaagttacaatattactctaagtcataatttgtttcactcataaatgtttcaaatttacagaaaatgtgatgaacaactcaacaggaaacataattctaaccggaatccgtaccatagtcatctgcacatattttgcaagtagtaactatttcagaatgttccttgcaaacaaatttgttacactttttgcatgttgaactgtattttgtgtctttTGATCGGGGGAAAATGGAGCATCTGCCTCGCTTTCTCTTCTGATTGTCGGGTATTACGTCTGGATGTCCATTGTCTAACAGATCATCAAATTCACACCGTTTGATACTGCTAATAATATCCTTGTTCCTTGCTTGTTCCACTTGGGGCTATGCCATTTCTTTGGCCAACTTCATTAGAAAAAGGCGTCTCTCTGTTTTttcaacagcaacacagaagagtctgtaggcattgagtgcagctagatcgacaagatcataaaatactgctaatggccaacgttttgtaccctttttcacagaatagtaagagctcatttgatctagcgtatcaacacctgattttgttgagttgtaatacaacactacttctggttttcgtttcaagttgttttctttgggcacttcaaatgattgaagttgtgttgacaggagtagcacagccttatttctttttggaacatacgaaactaggagggttttaccactgtatgcaaatctggtagtgcattcttccctagttttcgaaggcaaaaactcttttgggacttcttttcttgtagaacgtagagtacctacaagtgtcaacttcattttcaacaattcttggccaaggtcatagctcgtgaaaaaactgtcagtggtaatattcctaccactgccagccagatgacgcactaaatctaagaccactctcttgccttgattcacttctctcacatcaccactccttacagtgtacatttgaagatttgtcagataaccatgttcacagtctactgcgcatcatatcttgatgccatactttcctggctttgaaggaatgtagtccttgaaactgcaccgacctctgtatacgcaaagatgttcatcagcagtaatgttgctggaaggtataaatgatgtttgacattgcacggcaaacaaatcagatatttcctgtacagcttcagccttatttccagtcctctctttcctttcaagtcttgtGATGCGGTCGTCAAAACGAAGTGAACGCAGAATGTCCTGATATCGCCTCCTCGACGTAGTGGCACGGAATAGAGAAGTGCCATATTCAGAGTCCCAAAATTCGTCAATAGGTTTCCCCCGGCTCTTCTGTACGCCATACAGAATCAGCAAgcctaaaaatgaaagaagctcGCATCTGTCTGTATCACGCCAGTCAACTAATTTTCCAGACGCTTTCAATTCATTTCCTTGTTGATCTGTGAACTGAACTATTATATCCAGCAATTCATTAGTAATAAACTGCCTGAAACAGTCAACAGCTGAGCTAACACTAACTGTACTAGGAATACCTGCTGAAAATCGTTGTATGTTGCGGATTGGAAAGCTACGAATTGATGGTTCTTTTGTACTCCACTCAATATCCCGACCCCTGCTTACCAGTACTGCactttcatcttctccactgtcatcattttcagcaagaatatcattttcttctaattcatgtaaacaaatttcatcactttggtctacctgtgtctctgttccatcatcttcggcgtcactaccttctgaatcactactgctacgaaataaatcttccatagcttgttctacactatagccaagagcaaaacgtattccatccatgctgaaattacactgcaacaacaaacGTACAACAAACGTACAAGCGAACTTCCAGTTCGAGGTTAGTTCTGAGTAGCACCTGAATAACACCTGAATTCAGTGTTACCAACTCAAAATACCTAAGAAAGGGATTGATAGTTGATAATCTATACATTCTATGAATGTTACATATATCTATCTGGGGTCATAATTGACCCCAACAGcagtttttgttaattattgatttaaatattgcgtcaagcgctctaaaaatttttgtgagagaacgacaatactgtgtggtaaaagtcataaaattctggatttttacaagaaatagaaatattattttatccatagtaaagATGATTGGGGTCACCTATGACCACAGAGTGAGTCCTACGGTTAAGGGACTGAAGGCACTACAATCGCATGGGGAGAGCTCAGAACTATAGagtgggtgctcgagtgtctcccacttgagctaGCGTAACTtc includes:
- the LOC124722286 gene encoding piggyBac transposable element-derived protein 4-like; its protein translation is MDGIRFALGYSVEQAMEDLFRSSSDSEGSDAEDDGTETQVDQSDEICLHELEENDILAENDDSGEDESAVLVSRGRDIEWSTKEPSIRSFPIRNIQRFSAGIPSTVSVSSAVDCFRQFITNELLDIIVQFTDQQGNELKASGKLVDWRDTDRCELLSFLGLLILYGVQKSRGKPIDEFWDSEYGTSLFRATTSRRRYQDILRSLRFDDRITRLERKERTGNKAEAVQEISDLFAVQCQTSFIPSSNITADEHLCVYRGRCSFKDYIPSKPGKYGIKI